In Allocoprobacillus halotolerans, a genomic segment contains:
- a CDS encoding DUF4430 domain-containing protein has product MNKTKKYTLVFIVVCFVLIGGAGIYHACFAPSQTSQPVVKTPVEQEVIEQEEKTEQESKQETEKSQQTPISKDKESITQKQESQTTQQTETTSPSKTETSEEETTPSHSTETEEETEIEEVSSVNVTITGVDSVMAQDYIEFEEGMSAYDALKILADNYDMSVKVSGVGQAVYVKGINGLNEFDYGGRSGWKYKVNGSYPSVGAGSYVLKDGDQVEWIYSTNG; this is encoded by the coding sequence TTGAATAAAACAAAGAAATATACACTTGTTTTTATTGTTGTATGCTTTGTTTTGATTGGTGGAGCAGGTATTTATCATGCCTGCTTTGCACCAAGTCAAACATCTCAGCCAGTTGTAAAAACACCTGTTGAACAAGAAGTGATTGAACAGGAAGAAAAAACAGAACAAGAAAGTAAACAAGAAACTGAAAAATCTCAACAGACTCCTATATCAAAAGATAAGGAATCAATAACTCAAAAACAAGAATCCCAAACAACACAACAGACAGAAACAACTTCACCAAGTAAAACAGAAACTTCAGAAGAAGAAACAACACCATCTCATTCGACAGAAACAGAGGAAGAAACAGAGATAGAAGAAGTGTCATCTGTTAATGTGACAATTACAGGTGTTGATAGTGTTATGGCTCAAGATTATATCGAATTTGAAGAAGGTATGAGTGCTTACGATGCACTAAAAATATTAGCTGATAATTATGATATGTCAGTAAAAGTTTCTGGAGTTGGTCAAGCTGTTTATGTCAAAGGTATTAATGGACTCAATGAGTTTGATTATGGTGGTCGTTCAGGATGGAAGTATAAAGTCAATGGATCTTATCCAAGTGTTGGAGCAGGTTCATATGTTTTAAAAGATGGTGATCAAGTTGAGTGGATCTATTCAACAAATGGATAA
- a CDS encoding chromate transporter yields the protein MILLQLFLSFLQIGAFSFGGGYAAMPLIQNQVVELHHWLTISEFTDLVTISQMTPGPIAVNSATFVGTKIAGFPGALVSTLGCILPSCIIVTVIAWLYMKYRKMESLQSVLNVLRPAVVSLIASAGLTIIVSSFFGELGISIETLKIQMVIIFSICMLLLIKWKMNPIFVMILAGVLNVAQYFITQPFL from the coding sequence ATGATACTTTTACAACTCTTTTTAAGTTTTCTACAAATTGGAGCATTTAGTTTTGGTGGTGGATATGCTGCTATGCCTCTTATCCAAAATCAAGTTGTAGAATTACATCACTGGCTAACAATTTCAGAATTTACTGATTTAGTCACTATTTCACAAATGACACCTGGACCAATTGCGGTTAATTCAGCAACATTTGTAGGAACAAAAATTGCTGGTTTCCCTGGTGCTCTTGTTTCCACTTTGGGATGTATCTTACCATCTTGCATTATTGTTACAGTCATTGCATGGCTATACATGAAATATCGTAAAATGGAATCTTTACAATCTGTTTTAAATGTATTAAGACCGGCGGTTGTATCTTTAATTGCCAGTGCCGGTCTAACAATTATTGTATCTTCATTTTTTGGAGAATTAGGCATTTCTATAGAAACACTGAAAATTCAAATGGTTATCATTTTTTCTATATGTATGCTGTTACTTATAAAATGGAAGATGAATCCTATTTTTGTCATGATATTAGCTGGTGTTTTAAATGTCGCACAATATTTTATCACACAACCTTTTTTATAA
- a CDS encoding chromate transporter, translating to MQKKKLLTLFLSTLYLSAFTFGGGYVIVTLMRKKFVSEYHWIDEDEMLDLIAIAQSSPGAIAVNGAIVVGYKLAGILGIIISVIATIIPPFVVISLLSFCYEAFRTNLIVSLMLEGMQAGVGAVIGAVVYEMAAGIVHENNIFSLFIMFFSFILTYVFNINVVYIILICILIGLIKTFLLKRSVKS from the coding sequence ATGCAAAAGAAAAAACTATTAACTTTATTTCTTTCAACTTTATATTTGAGTGCTTTCACCTTTGGTGGCGGATATGTCATTGTGACATTAATGCGTAAAAAATTTGTAAGTGAATATCATTGGATTGATGAAGATGAAATGTTAGATTTAATTGCCATTGCACAATCATCACCTGGAGCTATCGCTGTCAATGGCGCTATTGTTGTTGGATACAAATTAGCTGGAATTTTAGGAATCATTATTTCTGTCATTGCGACAATAATTCCCCCATTTGTTGTCATTTCTTTATTATCATTTTGTTATGAAGCCTTTCGTACTAATCTAATAGTTTCATTAATGTTAGAAGGTATGCAAGCTGGTGTCGGCGCAGTGATTGGAGCAGTTGTTTATGAAATGGCAGCTGGGATAGTTCATGAAAATAATATTTTTTCTCTATTTATTATGTTTTTCTCATTTATTTTAACATACGTTTTTAATATCAATGTTGTTTATATTATTCTTATTTGCATTTTGATTGGACTTATAAAGACTTTCTTATTGAAAAGGAGCGTGAAATCATGA
- the secG gene encoding preprotein translocase subunit SecG, whose protein sequence is MVLNILLVLVSVALIVVCLLQSGKSDGVVNALTGQSSNLFAHQKERGADLVLTRITIGLAIAFFVLAILIRMG, encoded by the coding sequence ATGGTTTTAAATATTTTACTCGTTTTAGTTTCAGTAGCTCTTATTGTTGTATGCCTATTACAAAGTGGAAAATCTGATGGTGTTGTTAATGCTTTGACAGGTCAAAGCTCTAACCTATTTGCCCACCAAAAAGAACGTGGAGCTGATTTGGTTTTAACACGAATAACTATTGGACTTGCAATTGCATTTTTTGTTCTTGCAATCTTAATTAGAATGGGTTAA
- the rnr gene encoding ribonuclease R, translating to MKEEILELLADRNYTRRKIQELAEHFHMMDTQDYVSFIKLINEMEDEGLIIRSRINDYYLINQLQYYKGVLELNKRGFGFVKVDEEREFYIHDSQMKDALNHDTVLIEKIKSHGQREEGRVVRVLKRGQLRYVGEVKRGRKDYIVKTDDQKFDKPIIVDSAHMHGAMPGHKVVVEIKTFKPQIKGDIVKIIGHRNDPGVDILSIVHAHDVDIEFPKEVYEQIEDIQDEIDPSDIKNRRDLRTELIVTIDGDDAKDLDDAISLKKLENGHYQLGVHIADVSYYVSENSPLDKEAIKRGTSIYLVDRVIPMLPHKLSNGICSLNPRADRYTISCIMEINKHGEVVNHEIIPSVIHSSYRMTYNNVNKILDGDQELQKEYAPAVPLFFLMQELATLLRKTRDERGAIDFDVDEAKVLVDKTGTPTDVVLRTRGTSDKIIEEFMLKANETVAEHFKWMDLPFIYRVHEQPKLKKLQQFANIVKPLGYTIKGSLEHVFPNELNAIIQASKGTEEHVIVSTLLLRCMQKARYDAKCLGHFGLADEYYTHFTSPIRRYPDLLVHRLIRTFLFKQDYKQTAHFEEVIPELAEQSSLREKEAVDIEREVTDMKMAEYMSKHIGEEFEGMISSVTSFGFFVELQNTIDGLVHITDLTDDYYHYNEEQMILTGERTGKIFKLSDKVKVRVVACDKKERTIDFEVVGMESRKKKRRL from the coding sequence ATGAAAGAAGAAATATTAGAGTTATTGGCTGATCGTAATTATACAAGAAGAAAGATTCAAGAATTAGCTGAACATTTTCATATGATGGATACACAGGATTATGTATCGTTTATTAAATTGATTAATGAAATGGAAGATGAAGGACTCATTATTAGAAGTCGTATTAATGACTATTATTTAATTAATCAACTTCAATATTATAAAGGTGTTTTAGAATTAAATAAACGTGGTTTTGGTTTTGTGAAAGTGGATGAAGAAAGAGAATTTTATATTCATGATTCTCAGATGAAAGATGCGCTTAACCATGATACGGTGTTGATAGAAAAAATCAAGTCACATGGACAACGTGAAGAAGGACGTGTTGTACGTGTTCTTAAACGAGGACAGTTAAGATATGTTGGAGAAGTTAAACGAGGACGTAAAGATTATATTGTAAAAACTGATGATCAAAAGTTTGATAAACCAATTATTGTAGATTCAGCACATATGCATGGAGCGATGCCAGGACATAAGGTTGTTGTGGAAATTAAAACTTTTAAACCACAAATCAAAGGTGATATTGTAAAGATTATTGGACATCGTAATGATCCAGGTGTGGATATTTTATCTATTGTTCATGCACATGATGTGGATATTGAATTCCCTAAGGAAGTCTATGAACAGATTGAAGATATTCAAGATGAAATTGATCCAAGTGATATTAAAAATCGTAGAGATTTAAGAACTGAATTAATTGTCACAATTGATGGTGATGATGCAAAAGATTTAGATGATGCTATTTCTTTGAAAAAATTAGAAAATGGACATTATCAATTAGGTGTACATATTGCAGATGTGTCTTATTATGTGTCAGAAAATTCACCATTGGATAAAGAAGCAATTAAAAGAGGAACGTCTATTTATTTAGTTGATCGTGTGATTCCTATGCTACCACATAAGCTATCTAATGGAATTTGTTCATTAAATCCTCGCGCTGATCGTTATACAATTAGTTGTATCATGGAAATTAATAAACATGGTGAAGTAGTTAACCATGAAATTATTCCATCTGTGATTCATTCTTCTTATCGTATGACATATAATAATGTGAATAAGATTTTAGATGGTGACCAAGAGTTACAAAAAGAATATGCACCAGCAGTTCCATTGTTTTTCTTGATGCAGGAACTAGCAACTTTATTAAGAAAAACACGTGATGAACGCGGGGCTATCGACTTTGATGTGGATGAAGCCAAGGTGCTTGTGGATAAAACAGGAACACCTACAGATGTTGTATTAAGAACACGTGGAACTTCTGATAAAATTATTGAAGAATTTATGTTGAAAGCGAATGAAACAGTTGCCGAACATTTTAAATGGATGGATTTACCATTTATTTATCGTGTTCATGAACAACCAAAATTGAAAAAACTTCAACAATTTGCCAATATTGTAAAACCTTTAGGATATACAATTAAAGGTTCATTAGAACATGTTTTTCCTAATGAACTAAATGCAATTATTCAAGCTTCCAAAGGAACTGAAGAACATGTCATTGTCTCAACGTTATTATTAAGATGTATGCAAAAAGCACGTTATGATGCTAAGTGTTTAGGACATTTTGGTTTGGCTGATGAGTATTATACACATTTTACTTCACCAATTCGACGTTATCCGGATTTATTGGTTCATCGTTTAATTCGTACATTCCTATTTAAACAGGATTATAAACAGACTGCTCATTTTGAAGAAGTGATTCCTGAATTGGCTGAACAATCTTCTTTAAGAGAAAAAGAGGCTGTGGATATTGAACGAGAAGTGACTGATATGAAGATGGCTGAGTATATGTCAAAACATATTGGGGAAGAATTTGAAGGAATGATTTCTTCAGTGACTTCTTTTGGTTTCTTTGTTGAATTACAGAATACAATTGATGGTTTGGTTCATATTACTGATTTAACTGATGATTATTATCATTATAATGAAGAACAAATGATCTTGACTGGAGAAAGAACAGGTAAGATATTTAAATTATCTGATAAAGTCAAAGTTAGAGTTGTAGCTTGTGATAAAAAAGAACGTACAATTGATTTTGAAGTTGTAGGAATGGAGTCAAGAAAGAAAAAACGAAGATTGTGA
- the smpB gene encoding SsrA-binding protein SmpB: MKIVTQNKKAFHDYFILETYEAGIELKGTEIKSVRLGHVNLKDAFIRMKNDEAFIENMHIAPYEQGNIFNHEPLRNRKLLLHKKQIKKLQREVKENGLTIVPTKLYFNTSKLKVEIALARGKKLYDKRQDLKAKDAKRDMERALKNAY, from the coding sequence ATGAAGATTGTGACACAAAATAAGAAAGCTTTTCATGATTACTTTATTTTAGAAACATATGAAGCTGGAATAGAATTAAAAGGGACAGAAATTAAATCTGTTCGTTTGGGTCATGTGAATTTAAAAGATGCTTTTATTCGTATGAAAAATGATGAAGCATTTATTGAAAACATGCATATTGCTCCTTATGAACAAGGAAATATCTTTAATCATGAGCCACTTCGTAATAGAAAATTATTGTTGCATAAAAAGCAAATTAAGAAATTACAAAGAGAAGTGAAAGAAAATGGTTTAACGATTGTTCCAACGAAACTTTATTTTAATACGTCTAAATTAAAAGTAGAGATTGCTTTGGCTCGAGGTAAAAAATTGTATGACAAACGTCAGGATTTAAAAGCCAAAGATGCGAAAAGAGATATGGAAAGAGCATTGAAAAATGCTTACTAA